In Saccharothrix syringae, the following are encoded in one genomic region:
- a CDS encoding cellulose binding domain-containing protein — translation MSYGPTTTSTTTTTTTTTTTTTTTTTGTTAPPDEGCTATTRVAGSWQGGFQAEVTVTNRGTARLGGWTVAWGAAGQTITSLWNGRLTQSGSQVSVDDAGWNGTLAPNASATFGYTANGPASTPEPTCRAR, via the coding sequence CTGAGCTACGGCCCCACCACGACGAGCACGACCACGACGACCACGACGACGACCACCACCACGACGACCACGACCACCGGTACCACCGCGCCGCCGGACGAGGGCTGCACGGCGACCACCCGCGTGGCCGGTTCGTGGCAGGGCGGTTTCCAGGCCGAGGTCACGGTCACCAACCGCGGCACCGCGCGGCTGGGCGGCTGGACGGTCGCCTGGGGTGCCGCCGGGCAGACGATCACCAGCCTGTGGAACGGCAGGCTCACCCAGTCCGGTTCACAGGTCTCGGTCGACGACGCGGGGTGGAACGGCACCCTCGCCCCGAACGCCTCGGCCACCTTCGGCTACACCGCGAACGGCCCGGCGTCGACCCCGGAGCCGACCTGCCGGGCGCGATGA
- a CDS encoding glycoside hydrolase family 6 protein, with protein MHSSNAHDPGHGGRRQRHRGRTAAATAMSGALMAGAVALVLGSGTAAQAADSPFYADPSSSAARWVAQNPGDSRAGVIRDRIASVPQARWFTTTNTSSVRSEVSAFVGAAASAGKIPILVVYNIPNRDCGGASGGGAPSHSAYRAWVDEVAAGLAGRPASIVLEPDVLPIMSNCQDANQQAETRASMAYAGKRLKAGSSQARVYYDIGNSAWLTPSEAANRLRAADISNSADGIASNVSNYRWTSDEVNYVKNILNAVGDSRLKAVIDTSRNGKGPLGEEWCDPAGRAIGTPSTTTTGDSRIDAFLWVKLPGEADGCIAQAGQFVPQRAYDLAIAAGPITTTSTTTSTTTTTSTTSTTTTTTTTTQPPGDGCRVSHRVVSQWSGGYTGEIVIENRGASIDAWTLTFSAPGVTVSQGWNGTWSDAGDTVRVTNASWNGRLATGGTATIGYNASYNGSTPPFSSPTLNGAVCA; from the coding sequence ATGCACTCATCGAACGCCCACGACCCCGGCCACGGCGGCCGGCGTCAGCGCCACCGGGGCCGCACGGCCGCCGCGACCGCGATGTCCGGCGCGCTGATGGCCGGCGCCGTCGCCCTGGTGCTCGGGAGCGGCACGGCCGCCCAGGCGGCTGATTCGCCGTTCTACGCCGATCCGTCGAGTTCGGCGGCGCGGTGGGTGGCGCAGAACCCGGGCGACTCGCGGGCGGGGGTGATCCGGGACCGGATCGCGTCGGTGCCGCAGGCGCGGTGGTTCACCACGACCAACACCTCGTCGGTGCGGTCGGAGGTCAGCGCGTTCGTGGGTGCGGCGGCGTCGGCGGGCAAGATCCCGATCCTGGTGGTCTACAACATCCCCAACCGGGACTGCGGCGGGGCCAGCGGCGGTGGCGCGCCCTCGCACTCGGCCTACCGGGCGTGGGTGGACGAGGTCGCGGCCGGGCTGGCCGGCCGTCCGGCGTCGATCGTGCTGGAACCCGACGTGCTGCCGATCATGTCCAACTGCCAGGACGCCAACCAGCAGGCCGAGACCCGGGCGTCGATGGCGTACGCGGGCAAGCGGCTCAAGGCCGGCTCGTCGCAGGCGAGGGTGTACTACGACATCGGCAACTCCGCCTGGCTGACCCCGTCCGAGGCGGCCAACCGGCTGCGCGCCGCCGACATCTCCAACAGCGCCGACGGCATCGCCTCCAACGTGTCGAACTACCGCTGGACCTCCGACGAGGTCAACTACGTCAAGAACATCCTCAACGCGGTGGGCGACTCCCGGCTCAAGGCCGTGATCGACACCAGCCGCAACGGCAAGGGCCCGCTGGGCGAGGAGTGGTGCGACCCGGCCGGCCGGGCCATCGGCACGCCGAGCACGACCACCACCGGCGACTCCCGCATCGACGCCTTCCTGTGGGTCAAGCTGCCCGGCGAGGCCGACGGCTGCATCGCCCAGGCCGGCCAGTTCGTGCCCCAACGCGCCTACGACCTGGCCATCGCCGCCGGCCCGATCACCACCACCTCAACGACCACTTCGACCACCACCACTACTTCTACTACTTCGACCACTACCACCACGACGACGACCACCCAGCCTCCAGGGGACGGTTGCCGGGTGTCGCACCGCGTGGTGAGCCAGTGGTCCGGCGGTTACACCGGTGAGATCGTCATCGAGAACCGGGGCGCGTCCATCGACGCCTGGACCCTGACGTTCTCCGCACCCGGTGTGACCGTTTCCCAGGGCTGGAACGGGACGTGGAGCGACGCGGGCGACACCGTGCGCGTCACCAACGCGTCCTGGAACGGCAGGCTCGCGACCGGTGGTACCGCGACCATCGGTTACAACGCGAGCTACAACGGAAGCACCCCACCGTTCAGCTCTCCCACTTTGAACGGTGCGGTGTGCGCCTGA
- a CDS encoding MCE family protein, whose amino-acid sequence MTTRRIKVQVALFAVIALLGVSYVGARYAGLVVLDDGYAVRLELPRTGGLFTGGEVTYRGVPVGRVGEIRLGGGQVEAELRIDAGAPPIPADLEAVVANRSAVGEQYVDLRPRGGSGPFLTDGSVIDQGRTKLPPPVEKVLTSLDDLARSVPVDALRTVVDELDTALRGTGPDLQALLDATVDFVDTAADHLPRTARLLDDSAVVLKTQLDHSAAINSFADDAVLVAERLRASDGDLRRLIAAAPGAAAEVSAVLRESGPNLGVVLANLLTTADVLVTRQGQVEQVLVTVPDAVSVGGEAVRDGRASFGLALTFFEPPPCEAGYEGTQKKSGLDTVPGPFNTAASCTLPRDSGTGVRGSQNAPR is encoded by the coding sequence ATGACGACGCGGCGGATCAAGGTGCAGGTCGCGCTGTTCGCGGTGATCGCCCTGCTCGGCGTCAGCTACGTCGGCGCCAGGTACGCGGGCCTGGTCGTGCTGGACGACGGGTACGCGGTGCGGCTGGAGCTGCCCCGCACCGGCGGCCTGTTCACCGGCGGCGAGGTGACCTACCGGGGCGTGCCCGTGGGGCGGGTCGGCGAGATCCGGCTCGGCGGCGGGCAGGTCGAGGCCGAGTTGCGCATCGACGCGGGCGCGCCGCCGATCCCGGCCGACCTGGAGGCCGTGGTGGCCAACCGGTCGGCGGTGGGCGAGCAGTACGTGGACCTGCGGCCGCGCGGCGGGAGCGGCCCGTTCCTGACCGACGGCTCGGTGATCGACCAGGGGCGGACGAAACTGCCGCCGCCTGTGGAGAAGGTGCTGACCAGCCTCGACGACCTGGCGCGGTCCGTGCCGGTGGACGCGCTGCGGACCGTGGTGGACGAGCTGGACACCGCGCTGCGCGGCACCGGGCCCGACCTCCAGGCGCTGCTCGACGCCACGGTCGACTTCGTCGACACCGCGGCCGACCACCTGCCCCGGACCGCCCGGCTGCTCGACGACTCGGCCGTGGTGCTGAAGACCCAGCTGGACCACTCGGCGGCGATCAACTCCTTCGCCGACGACGCGGTGCTGGTGGCCGAGCGGCTGCGCGCCTCCGACGGCGACCTGCGGCGGCTCATCGCGGCGGCGCCGGGTGCGGCGGCGGAGGTGAGCGCGGTGCTGCGGGAGTCCGGGCCGAACCTGGGCGTGGTGCTGGCGAACCTGCTGACCACGGCCGACGTGCTGGTGACGCGGCAGGGGCAGGTGGAGCAGGTGCTGGTGACCGTGCCGGACGCGGTGTCGGTGGGCGGGGAGGCGGTGCGCGACGGGCGGGCCTCCTTCGGGCTGGCCCTGACCTTCTTCGAGCCGCCCCCCTGCGAGGCCGGGTACGAGGGCACGCAGAAGAAGTCGGGCCTGGACACCGTCCCCGGGCCGTTCAACACCGCGGCGAGCTGCACCCTGCCCCGCGACTCGGGCACCGGCGTCCGAGGCTCCCAAAACGCCCCGCGCTGA
- a CDS encoding MCE family protein, translated as MRRWAALLSVLVLTGCSLPSAYDLPLPGGADLGDRPYRVTVEFDDVLDLVPHAAVKVDDVPVGEVEDIGLSEDGSTALVRVAVRGDVLLPANAVARLRQSSLLGEKYVELAPPGQRASSPLVDGAVVPVARTNRNPEVEEVFGALSMLLNGGGIGQLRDISRELSAALSGNEAAVRSLLSTVESFTGSLDRHKGEITRALEGVDRLAANLAARKGEIGEVLDGLEPGLRVLHEQRGQLVGLLDALNDLSGVAVDVVDRGRDDLLADLRALEPTLRRLAESGQDLPQSLELLLTFPFTDAVLDGIKGDYLNAYLTLEPPAGSR; from the coding sequence GTGAGGCGGTGGGCGGCGTTGCTGTCGGTGCTGGTGCTCACCGGGTGCTCGCTGCCGAGCGCCTACGACCTGCCGCTGCCCGGCGGCGCGGACCTGGGCGACCGGCCGTACCGGGTGACGGTGGAGTTCGACGACGTGCTGGACCTCGTGCCGCACGCGGCGGTCAAGGTCGACGACGTGCCGGTGGGCGAGGTGGAGGACATCGGGCTCTCCGAGGACGGCTCGACCGCGCTGGTGCGGGTGGCCGTGCGCGGCGACGTGCTGCTGCCCGCCAACGCGGTGGCGCGGCTGCGCCAGTCCAGCCTGCTGGGCGAGAAGTACGTGGAGCTGGCGCCACCCGGGCAGCGCGCGTCGTCGCCGCTGGTGGACGGCGCGGTGGTGCCGGTGGCGCGGACCAACCGCAACCCCGAGGTGGAGGAGGTGTTCGGCGCGCTGTCCATGCTGCTCAACGGCGGCGGCATCGGGCAGCTGCGGGACATCTCGCGGGAGCTGAGCGCGGCGCTGTCGGGCAACGAGGCCGCGGTGCGGTCGCTGCTGTCCACAGTGGAGTCGTTCACCGGATCGCTGGACCGGCACAAGGGCGAGATCACGCGGGCGCTGGAGGGCGTGGACCGGCTCGCGGCGAACCTGGCGGCGCGCAAGGGGGAGATCGGCGAGGTGCTGGACGGGCTGGAACCCGGGCTGCGGGTGCTGCACGAGCAGCGCGGGCAGCTCGTCGGGCTGCTGGACGCGTTGAACGACCTGTCGGGCGTGGCGGTGGACGTGGTCGACCGCGGCCGCGACGACCTGCTGGCCGACCTGCGGGCGCTGGAACCGACCCTGCGGCGGCTGGCCGAGTCCGGGCAGGACCTGCCGCAGTCGCTGGAGCTGCTGCTGACGTTCCCGTTCACCGACGCGGTGCTGGACGGCATCAAGGGCGACTACCTCAACGCGTACCTGACGCTGGAACCCCCGGCGGGGTCGCGATGA
- a CDS encoding glycoside hydrolase family 9 protein codes for MRRRMYRALSGTLAVLVGALLLTPLQTPAAVAAPAFNYGEALQKSIWFYDAQRSGKLPADNRVNWRGDSALRDGQDAGLDLSGGFYDAGDHVKFGLPFAATMTMLAWGAVENRDAYEASGQLRYLMANLRWGTDWIIKAHPSPNVVYGQVGAGDDDHKWWGAAEAMRMGRPSYKVDASCPGSDLAGEYAAAMAASSMVFKQSDPTYAATLLTHAKQLYSFADTYRGKYSSCITDAAKFYNSHSGYQDELVWGAIWLHRATGDAAYLDKAKAEYPKLSTEPQTTTRSYRWTIAWDDKSYGAYALMARLTGEQQYVDDTNRWLDYWSTGYNGNRVRYSPGGQAHLDTWGSLRYAANTAFVALVHSDWLRSRDAARAATYHDFGVRQINYALGDNPRSSSYVVGFGANPPRNPHHRTAHGAWADTMQEPATSRHVLYGALVGGPGTNNDSYKDDRTDFVANEVALDYNAGFTSALARLYKEYGGTPLANFPVAETTDGPELTVQASVNQQAAGFTEVKAFVINKTAWPARTFNGSLRYYFTLDGTTTPEQVTVTTNYNQCGTPSAPKQHSGRVYYVDVPCPDVYPGGQSAHRHEVQFRITSAGTWDPSNDWSYEGLGQGNTVALTDRLTLVQDGAVQWGREPGPAVVDREAPSVPTGLRATNVGATSATLSWTASTDDVGVAGYDVLRADGTLAGATATPAFQLTGLTPATSYTFAVRARDAAGNTSATAVVTLVTGDATGDREAPTAPGTPTASAITATGATLSWTASTDNEAVAGYEVLRPDGTVAATATGPSAQLTGLTPDTAYTFTVRAKDTSGNLSSPSAAVAFRTTAASSGALAVQQRGGGSATANQIGTALALVNRGQSAVDRSTATLRYWFTGDTANANYQVFCDWAVVGCANVRATVVKLPTARPGADSYLQVSFTAGTLAAGASTGDIQLRVAKSDWSTFNQADDHSYRVSATLTDFDRVTAYSGGTLVWGAEP; via the coding sequence ATGCGACGACGCATGTACAGAGCGCTGTCCGGCACGCTCGCCGTGCTGGTCGGCGCCCTGCTGCTCACACCGCTCCAGACCCCTGCCGCGGTGGCCGCGCCCGCGTTCAACTACGGCGAGGCGCTGCAGAAGTCGATCTGGTTCTACGACGCCCAGCGGTCGGGCAAGCTGCCCGCCGACAACCGCGTGAACTGGCGCGGCGACTCGGCGCTGCGCGACGGCCAGGACGCGGGCCTGGACCTGTCCGGCGGCTTCTACGACGCGGGCGACCACGTGAAGTTCGGCCTGCCGTTCGCGGCCACCATGACCATGCTCGCGTGGGGCGCGGTGGAGAACCGGGACGCCTACGAGGCATCCGGGCAGCTCCGGTACCTGATGGCCAACCTCAGGTGGGGCACGGACTGGATCATCAAGGCCCACCCGTCGCCCAACGTGGTCTACGGGCAGGTCGGCGCGGGCGACGACGACCACAAGTGGTGGGGCGCGGCCGAGGCCATGCGGATGGGCCGCCCGTCGTACAAGGTGGACGCCTCCTGCCCCGGCTCGGACCTCGCGGGCGAGTACGCCGCCGCCATGGCCGCCTCCTCCATGGTGTTCAAGCAGAGCGACCCGACCTACGCGGCCACCCTGCTGACCCACGCCAAGCAGCTCTACAGCTTCGCCGACACCTACCGCGGCAAGTACAGCTCCTGCATCACCGACGCGGCGAAGTTCTACAACTCGCACAGCGGCTACCAGGACGAGCTGGTCTGGGGCGCGATCTGGCTGCACCGGGCCACCGGTGACGCCGCCTACCTGGACAAGGCCAAGGCCGAGTACCCGAAGCTGTCCACCGAGCCGCAGACCACCACGCGCTCCTACCGGTGGACCATCGCCTGGGACGACAAGTCCTACGGCGCGTACGCCCTGATGGCCAGGCTCACCGGCGAGCAGCAGTACGTCGACGACACCAACAGGTGGCTGGACTACTGGTCCACCGGCTACAACGGCAACCGGGTGCGCTACTCGCCCGGCGGCCAGGCCCACCTCGACACCTGGGGCTCGCTGCGCTACGCGGCCAACACCGCGTTCGTCGCCCTGGTCCACAGCGACTGGCTGCGCAGCCGCGACGCCGCGAGGGCCGCCACCTACCACGACTTCGGCGTCCGCCAGATCAACTACGCGCTGGGCGACAACCCGCGCAGCTCCAGCTACGTCGTCGGCTTCGGCGCCAACCCGCCGCGCAACCCGCACCACCGCACCGCGCACGGCGCGTGGGCCGACACCATGCAGGAGCCCGCGACCAGCCGGCACGTCCTCTACGGCGCGCTGGTCGGCGGCCCCGGCACCAACAACGACAGCTACAAGGACGACCGCACCGACTTCGTCGCCAACGAGGTCGCGCTCGACTACAACGCCGGCTTCACCAGCGCGCTGGCCCGCCTCTACAAGGAGTACGGCGGCACGCCCCTGGCGAACTTCCCGGTCGCCGAGACCACCGACGGCCCCGAGCTGACCGTGCAGGCGTCGGTCAACCAGCAGGCGGCCGGGTTCACCGAGGTCAAGGCGTTCGTGATCAACAAGACCGCGTGGCCCGCCCGCACCTTCAACGGCTCGCTGCGCTACTACTTCACCCTCGACGGCACCACCACGCCCGAGCAGGTGACCGTCACCACGAACTACAACCAGTGCGGCACGCCCAGCGCCCCGAAGCAGCACAGCGGCCGCGTCTACTACGTCGACGTCCCCTGCCCCGACGTGTACCCGGGCGGCCAGTCCGCGCACCGGCACGAGGTGCAGTTCCGCATCACCAGCGCGGGCACCTGGGACCCGTCGAACGACTGGTCCTACGAGGGGCTGGGCCAGGGCAACACCGTCGCGCTCACCGACCGCCTGACCCTCGTCCAGGACGGCGCGGTGCAGTGGGGCCGCGAGCCCGGCCCGGCCGTCGTGGACCGGGAGGCCCCGTCCGTCCCCACCGGCCTGCGGGCCACGAACGTGGGCGCCACCAGCGCCACGCTGAGCTGGACCGCGTCCACCGACGACGTCGGGGTGGCCGGCTACGACGTGCTCCGGGCGGACGGCACGCTCGCAGGTGCCACGGCCACCCCGGCGTTCCAGCTCACCGGCCTGACCCCGGCGACCTCGTACACCTTCGCGGTGCGGGCCCGGGACGCCGCGGGCAACACCTCCGCGACCGCGGTGGTCACGCTGGTCACCGGTGACGCCACCGGCGACCGCGAGGCGCCCACCGCGCCGGGGACGCCGACCGCCTCCGCGATCACCGCCACCGGCGCCACGCTGAGCTGGACCGCGTCCACCGACAACGAGGCCGTGGCGGGCTACGAGGTGCTGCGCCCGGACGGCACGGTCGCCGCGACCGCCACCGGCCCGAGCGCCCAGCTCACCGGCCTGACCCCGGACACCGCGTACACCTTCACCGTCCGGGCGAAGGACACCTCCGGCAACCTCTCCTCGCCGAGCGCCGCGGTCGCCTTCCGGACCACCGCCGCGAGCAGCGGCGCGCTGGCCGTGCAGCAGCGCGGCGGCGGTTCCGCGACCGCCAACCAGATCGGCACCGCGCTGGCGCTGGTCAACCGGGGGCAGAGCGCGGTCGACCGCTCGACCGCGACCCTGCGGTACTGGTTCACCGGGGACACCGCCAACGCCAACTACCAGGTGTTCTGCGACTGGGCGGTGGTCGGCTGCGCGAACGTGCGGGCCACGGTGGTCAAGCTGCCCACCGCGCGCCCCGGCGCCGACTCCTACCTCCAGGTCTCGTTCACCGCGGGCACGCTCGCGGCCGGCGCGAGCACCGGGGACATCCAGCTGCGGGTGGCCAAGTCCGACTGGTCCACCTTCAACCAGGCCGACGACCACAGCTACCGGGTCAGCGCGACGCTGACCGACTTCGACCGGGTCACCGCCTACAGCGGCGGGACCCTCGTCTGGGGCGCCGAGCCCTAG
- a CDS encoding YchJ family protein: MSTEPPRCPCDSGERYPDCCAPYHEGRRKPPTAEALMRSRYSAFALAHEDYLLATWHPSTRPPSLDLDPDQRWTHLEVLNRTDGTPFQTTGTVEFRAHYRWRGERDELHETSRFTRESGTWYYVGPT, translated from the coding sequence ATGAGCACCGAGCCACCCCGCTGCCCGTGCGACTCGGGCGAGCGCTACCCCGACTGCTGCGCCCCCTACCACGAGGGCCGCCGGAAGCCGCCGACCGCCGAAGCCCTCATGCGCTCCCGCTACAGCGCCTTCGCCCTGGCCCACGAGGACTACCTGCTCGCCACCTGGCACCCCAGCACCCGCCCACCCTCCCTGGACCTGGACCCGGACCAGCGCTGGACCCACCTGGAAGTCCTCAACCGCACCGACGGCACCCCCTTCCAGACCACCGGCACCGTCGAGTTCCGCGCCCACTACCGCTGGCGCGGCGAACGCGACGAACTCCACGAAACCAGCCGCTTCACCCGGGAATCCGGCACCTGGTACTACGTGGGCCCAACGTAG
- a CDS encoding MCE family protein, whose product MFVRTRGRRRLVVALAQGLVLVLVATAAVWWVFLRPATTLVTVYFTAAVGVYGGSDVRVLGVRVGRVVGVAPEGGSVRVELELDPGVDVPADARAVVVSPNIVADRYVQLAPAYTGGDKLAPGAVVPSARTAGTVELDELYESLDTLLTALGPDGANRDGALSDLLRTGAANLDGNGGALGESIRQLADAARTLAGSRDDLFATVDDLQSFTSVLAANDRQVGQLADQLADVSGFFAAERDDLGAALGELAGALEQVRNFLRDNRSRIKSSVDDLAVLTGSLVEQQASLTEVLQVAPVALHNVVRAYDPGTGTLNARTNLNEFVTDLLSVPGGAR is encoded by the coding sequence ATGTTCGTCCGCACGCGGGGCAGGCGGCGCCTGGTCGTCGCGCTGGCCCAGGGGCTCGTGCTGGTGCTGGTCGCCACCGCCGCGGTGTGGTGGGTCTTCCTGCGGCCCGCCACCACGCTGGTCACCGTCTACTTCACCGCGGCCGTCGGCGTGTACGGGGGTTCGGACGTGCGGGTGCTCGGGGTGCGGGTCGGCCGGGTCGTCGGCGTGGCGCCCGAGGGCGGGTCGGTGCGCGTGGAGCTGGAGCTGGACCCCGGCGTGGACGTGCCCGCCGACGCCCGCGCCGTCGTCGTGTCGCCCAACATCGTCGCCGACCGGTACGTGCAGCTCGCGCCCGCCTACACCGGCGGCGACAAGCTCGCGCCAGGCGCGGTCGTGCCCAGCGCGCGCACCGCGGGCACCGTCGAGCTGGACGAGCTGTACGAGAGCCTGGACACGCTGCTCACCGCGCTGGGTCCCGACGGGGCCAACCGCGACGGCGCGCTGTCCGACCTGCTGCGCACCGGCGCGGCCAACCTCGACGGCAACGGCGGCGCGCTGGGCGAGTCGATCCGGCAGCTCGCCGACGCGGCCCGCACGCTGGCCGGGTCCCGCGACGACCTGTTCGCCACGGTGGACGACCTCCAGTCGTTCACCTCGGTGCTGGCCGCCAACGACCGGCAGGTCGGGCAGCTCGCCGACCAGCTCGCCGACGTGTCCGGGTTCTTCGCCGCCGAGCGCGACGACCTCGGCGCGGCGCTGGGCGAGCTGGCCGGCGCGCTGGAGCAGGTGCGGAACTTCTTGCGGGACAACCGGTCCCGCATCAAGTCCAGTGTGGATGACTTGGCGGTGCTGACCGGTTCCCTGGTCGAGCAGCAGGCGTCGCTGACCGAGGTGCTTCAGGTGGCGCCGGTGGCGCTGCACAACGTGGTCCGGGCCTACGACCCGGGTACCGGGACGCTGAACGCGCGGACCAACCTCAACGAGTTCGTGACCGACCTGCTGAGCGTGCCGGGGGGTGCCCGGTGA
- a CDS encoding MCE family protein, producing the protein MRNIAAPLTKFLVFVVVTVAATGFLAATIAGSEVGDTDTYLARFTDVTALAEGDEVRMSGVKVGQVESLELVDDELVDVGFSVADDRPLSANVTATIKYRNLVGQRYVSLDQPAGPLADRLPPGGLIPVERTTPALDLTTLFNGFRPLFQALDPDDVNKLAQEIIQVLQGEGGTVEGLLAHTASLTTALAAKDDVIGQVVTNLNAVLDVVNSRDNRFSELVLSLRELVSGFAADRQPIGNAIAGLAALGESTASLLEQGRQPLKDDIAQLGLLAGNLGNAPELEPFVRNLPVKFEAIGRTASYGSWLNFYLCFASSQAEPAPGGPPVGIPVTESRCRR; encoded by the coding sequence ATGAGGAACATCGCCGCACCGCTGACCAAGTTCCTGGTCTTCGTCGTGGTCACCGTCGCCGCCACCGGCTTCCTCGCCGCCACCATCGCGGGCAGCGAGGTCGGCGACACCGACACCTACCTCGCCCGCTTCACCGACGTGACCGCGCTGGCCGAGGGCGACGAGGTCCGGATGTCGGGCGTCAAGGTCGGCCAGGTCGAGTCGCTGGAGCTGGTCGACGACGAGCTGGTGGACGTGGGGTTCTCCGTCGCCGACGACCGGCCGCTGTCCGCGAACGTCACCGCCACCATCAAGTACCGCAACCTGGTCGGCCAGCGGTACGTCTCGCTCGACCAGCCGGCCGGGCCCCTGGCCGACCGGCTGCCACCCGGCGGGCTCATCCCGGTCGAGCGCACCACGCCCGCGCTCGACCTGACCACCCTGTTCAACGGGTTCAGGCCGCTGTTCCAGGCGCTGGACCCGGACGACGTGAACAAGCTGGCCCAGGAGATCATCCAGGTCCTCCAGGGCGAGGGCGGCACGGTGGAGGGCCTGCTCGCGCACACCGCGTCGCTGACCACCGCGCTGGCCGCCAAGGACGACGTGATCGGCCAGGTCGTGACGAACCTCAACGCCGTGCTGGACGTGGTGAACTCGCGCGACAACCGGTTCAGCGAGCTGGTGCTGTCGCTGCGCGAGCTGGTCTCCGGGTTCGCCGCCGACCGGCAGCCCATCGGCAACGCCATCGCGGGCCTGGCCGCGCTGGGCGAGAGCACCGCCTCGCTGCTGGAGCAGGGGCGGCAGCCGCTCAAGGACGACATCGCCCAACTCGGCCTGCTCGCGGGCAACCTCGGCAACGCGCCCGAGCTGGAGCCGTTCGTGCGCAACCTGCCGGTGAAGTTCGAGGCGATCGGCCGCACCGCCTCCTACGGCTCCTGGCTCAACTTCTACCTGTGCTTCGCCTCGTCGCAAGCCGAGCCCGCGCCGGGCGGACCGCCGGTGGGCATCCCCGTCACCGAATCGAGGTGCCGCCGATGA
- a CDS encoding MCE family protein has protein sequence MTARWITGRPVLLGAVGLLVIAVTTVLTLFLEDLPFFGAGERHTAEFTEAAGLRVDDEVRVAGLKVGAVTDVGLHEGRVRVAFRVSGVRLGDRSRAEIRIKTLLGQKYLAVDSEGREPLTGTIPLERTTSPYDVIEAFSGLADTAGRIDTGQLAESFRVLSDTFRDSPRHVKQALDGLSALSRTISSRDEQLAALVRGASRVSGVLAERNDDFAALITDGNLLLEEVSARREAIGRLLDGTRELSRQISGLVADNSEQLRPALEQLERVTDVLRDNQEALDRGLALAGPYYRLLNNSLGNGQWVDTYVCGLVTTPGAPRDCTPGGR, from the coding sequence ATGACAGCCCGATGGATCACCGGCCGACCGGTGCTGCTGGGGGCCGTGGGCCTCCTGGTCATCGCGGTCACCACCGTGCTCACCCTGTTCCTGGAGGACCTGCCGTTCTTCGGCGCCGGCGAGCGGCACACCGCCGAGTTCACCGAGGCGGCCGGGCTGCGGGTCGACGACGAGGTGCGCGTGGCCGGCCTGAAGGTCGGCGCGGTGACCGACGTCGGGCTGCACGAGGGGCGGGTGCGGGTGGCGTTCCGGGTGTCCGGCGTGCGGCTGGGCGACCGCAGCCGGGCCGAGATCCGGATCAAGACGCTGCTCGGGCAGAAGTACCTGGCGGTGGACTCCGAGGGCCGCGAACCGCTCACCGGCACCATCCCGCTGGAGCGCACCACCTCGCCGTACGACGTGATCGAGGCGTTCAGCGGCCTGGCCGACACGGCGGGCCGGATCGACACCGGGCAGTTGGCGGAGAGCTTCCGGGTGCTCTCCGACACCTTCCGCGACTCGCCGCGGCACGTGAAGCAGGCGCTGGACGGCCTGTCCGCGCTGTCGAGGACCATCTCCTCGCGCGACGAGCAGCTGGCCGCCCTGGTCCGGGGCGCGAGCAGGGTCAGCGGGGTGCTGGCCGAGCGCAACGACGACTTCGCCGCCCTGATCACCGACGGCAACCTGCTGCTGGAGGAGGTCTCCGCCCGCCGGGAGGCCATCGGCAGGCTGCTCGACGGCACCCGCGAGCTGTCCAGGCAGATCTCCGGCCTCGTCGCGGACAACTCCGAGCAGCTGCGGCCCGCCCTGGAGCAGCTGGAGCGCGTCACCGACGTGCTGCGGGACAACCAGGAGGCGCTGGACCGGGGCCTGGCCCTGGCCGGGCCGTACTACCGGCTGCTGAACAACTCGCTGGGCAACGGCCAGTGGGTCGACACCTACGTGTGCGGGCTCGTCACCACGCCCGGCGCGCCGCGCGACTGCACGCCGGGAGGCCGCTGA